aataaaaaataaaaaaattagctgggcatggtggtgtacacctgtagtcccagctacttgggaggctgaggcataagaatcacttgaacctgggaggtggagtttgcagtgaacctagattgcacactgaactccagcctggacgacagagtgagactctgcctcaaagaaaagaaaagaaaagaaaagaatcacatTTGCAGCATGATCTTGCAAATTGCTTGTTTTCTTGCAGCCCTTTTATTGCTCAGAAATCTAACTATAGTACAGCCTAGTTATCTCTCTAATATAGGGACTATAGCATACAAAAGCAGAAGGTATATCCTATTGGTATAATTGACCAAGTGCGTGTTTGCTTAAGAATCTAGAATTTAAATTTAGGCTTCTGAGTTTAGGTTTGTGTCCTTTCTACAGAAGAATCTTCACTAAATGTTGACTCAAACAGAGCAAGAATGGACTTCTTGAAGACCTTTTTGAAATTCTCCCCAACAAATAAGTAGAGTGTGGGAGAAAAGATAGTATTGAAAGAAGTGGTTAGCACTGTAAGTATCAAAGTCAACTCTAAAAGTAGTGACTGGTTCGTAGTGAGAAGTAAGCCCTGGTGTATATGGTAGGGCATCCAACACACAAAGAAAGAGATAATGGCAGTCATCATAACTTTGAAGGGCTTGCTGGATTTAAACAGGCTCCTCTCTTTCACCTTGCTGGCTACTCTTTCATAACAAAAGATGATGATGAAGAAAGGCAGAAGAAAGCCCAGCAAGAAGCGGCTGATGAAACAGGCCACATGAATCCACTGCCTTGATGCTTGCATCTCCTTGCTTTCCCAGTTAGTAGACACAGCATAGTTATTTTGGCAAGTCACCTTTCCTTTACGGTCATGATGTGTCTCTCTGAAAATCAAATAGGGGATGCTGAGGGCAGCGGCTGAAATCCAGACTCCCAGGACAATGCTGGAAGCCCAGCGCGGGGTTCGGTGCTGCTGGGACCACACTGGGTGAAGAGTGAGAAGGTAACGATCAAGACCGATGGccgaaaggaagaaaacagaggtGAACATCCCCAGAGACAAAGTGCCATTGAAGACCTTGCACAAGGCAGTTCCAAAGTTCCAGTGATTGTCTTGAAGTTGGGAGGTGGCCATAAATGGCAGAATcattgttgaaataaaataagagagaatGAGATGAAAAAATAAGAGAGTATTGACAGTCTGTTTCATCTTGAATCTTAGCACCCATAGATAGAGGCCATTGGTGATGGTACCAATTATAGATGAAATGTACAAAGAAAGGGCAATAATCATTTTTGATGCAGGAGCTAGAAACTGAGTGCTGTTTCTTACTAAAGTAGAGGCATTGATCAGGTAATCAGTAGAGTTGATCAGATCCATAATGACCTGTGGAGTGAGAAACAGTGaaaataacaacaagaaaaagcaaaagaaaaggttaaatgtaaaaatttaaagagTAATTTTTTACATAGTGATACTTCTAGTccaaatgataatattttaacaGCAGTAAGCAAAATATTTCTgcaaatcaaatatttttctaaggtctatacttttatgttttaatgAGGAATTAAGATCAGATGAATCTGAGcatcaaaaatagaaatatatggatgaaatgaaataaatgtgaaaagaagTAAATGTTGGGACATTTTGACAATTGTTCAATAATTAGGtagttaaaaatctattttttttttctgagataggatctcactctgtcacccaggctggagtgcagtggagtgattacagctcactcagcctcaacctcctgggctcaaggactcctcctgcctcagcctcccaaggagttgggactacaggtgcacactaccaggccggataatttttttgtttgtttgttttgtagagatggggtctcactatgttgcccagcctggtcttgaacttttggactcaagtgattttcccgcttggcctcgcaaagtgttggga
This genomic stretch from Homo sapiens chromosome 14, GRCh38.p14 Primary Assembly harbors:
- the GPR33 gene encoding probable G-protein coupled receptor 33, with translation MDLINSTDYLINASTLVRNSTQFLAPASKMIIALSLYISSIIGTITNGLYLWVLRFKMKQTVNTLLFFHLILSYFISTMILPFMATSQLQDNHWNFGTALCKVFNGTLSLGMFTSVFFLSAIGLDRYLLTLHPVWSQQHRTPRWASSIVLGVWISAAALSIPYLIFRETHHDRKGKVTCQNNYAVSTNWESKEMQASRQWIHVACFISRFLLGFLLPFFIIIFCYERVASKVKERSLFKSSKPFKVMMTAIISFFVCWMPYHIHQGLLLTTNQSLLLELTLILTVLTTSFNTIFSPTLYLFVGENFKKVFKKSILALFESTFSEDSSVERTQT